CAGATACTTCTCTACAAGAGCAACGACCTCGGAGGGCTTGTACAAAAAATCAGAAGCCTTCGCTTTGATTGGAGTTTTACATTGCCGGTATCTCCATTCGGATTATTGCTTTCTTTTGTCAGTCTTATCCCTCGGCGTGCCAAATTGATGCGTGAGGGGCGCCCGGCAAGTGAAATAATGACCGACTGGCTCTCGAATGCCCCGCTCCGGTATTATCATCATACATATCTCCCGCATGCGTATGTGGAGCTTCTTGAATATATTCATATCCATAACCCGGGGACAAAAAAGGAGGTGTATATAGACTCAGAAAGTGAAAAACGCGTTGCCGCATTCTTATCCGAACACGGGGTGAGAAAAAGCGATAGATTGGTGGGCATAAGCATTGCTGCGGGAAACGCGATAAAAGAGTGGGGGGATGAAAAATTTACGGAACTTGCTTCGCATATCCGGACGGTTCATCGGGCCCGGGTGCTTTTTTTGGGAACCGGCAAAGATGGGGATCGGGTAGATGCAATACGAAAATCGCTTGGCGATGATCTGGGTTGCATCAAAGCAACCGGGTTTTCCTTAATGGAACTTCCGGCGCTTCTTAATGCGTGCACTCTTTTTATTGCGGTAGACACAGGGCCCATTTATATTGCGCATGCCCTTGGCGTTCCGCTTATTGATATTACGGGGCCGGTAGACATCCGCGAACAGCCGCCGGAAGATGAGCGGAGCATACTCATAGCACCCGAAGGAGTGCCGCCATCAAGTTTTGTATTTAAAAAACCGGGGAGCGCGGAGGAACGGCGCCGGGCGGTTGAGGCAATACCCGTATCGCAGGTGGCAGCGGGGGTAGACGATATGATGAAGATGTATGGATAACAGTAGTCTTAAAATAGTATATGTAACGCATGCGCGCATCCCCACGCAAAAAGCCCATGGCCTTGCAACGGTAAAGTTATGCGAAGCATTTGCGAAGGCGGGCGCAGAGGTAGAGCTGGTTGTCCCTCGGGTATGGTTTTCGGGGGACGAGGATATCCACTCATTTTATAATACGCAGCGGAACTTTGCTGTTACGCGCCTTCCTGCTATTGACCTTGGGTTTCTTGGAATGTTTGAGCGGGCAACATTCCCGCTGCGGTTTATTTCGTTTTCAAAAATAGCCGCGTGGTATTGTTTGTGGAAATACAACAAAGCAAACCGTGTGGTGTATATGTCTCACGATACTATCCCGCTCTATTTTCTCAGCTTTATTGCTAAAAATATTTTTTACGATATTCATGACTTCCCTTCGCATTCGCTTTTCGCGCGGCGTGTTATGAAGACCGCGCGGGGGTTTTCCGTCCAGGCGCGCTCAAAAATCCCGTTTTTAATGGAGCACTTCGGCGTATCCCAAGAAAAGATTGCATATTGGCCGAATGGAACGGAAGTATCTCAATTCATGGCAGAAGGTATTACAAAAGAAGAGGCGAGAAAAAAGCTCTCAATTCCTTTGCAGAAAAAAATAGTACTTTATACCGGTCAGCTTTTCGGGTGGAAAGGCGTAGACACATTCATCCGCGCATCAAGTATGATTCCCGATGCCGATTTTTATATTGTGGGAGGGACTAAAAAAGATATCATGCGGACCAAACGCGAAGCCCGCGAATCTCAAAATGCCAACATCCATTTTTTTGGATATCGGCCGCATGATCAGATGCCGGTATGGCTCCGTGCAGCAGATGTGGCGGTACTTCCGAACACCGGCCGGGAAGATATTTCGCGGTATTGGACATCCCCCATGAAATTATTTGAATATATGGCTTCAGGCACTCCCATTGTTGCATCGCGCTTGCCTTCAATAGAGGAGGTCGTAGATGAGGGGTCGGCATTCTTTGCGGAGGCTGATAGCCCGCAGTCATTCGCTGATGCAATACAAAAAGCATTCCGTCACGGAAAAGAAAAAGGCGAGCGTGCACAGCAAGAATCAGCGCGCTATACATGGGATGCGCGCGCAGAAAAAATACTCACACACATCCGTACAGTATTAGGGTAGGCGGAGAAAGATTATTGTCCCGGGAGAATCGCGTTGAATTGAGAGAGGAGCTCTGAAAGCCGCGCAACATTGCTGGAGAATGCTTCAAGATACGGCTGTACTTTGATGAACCCGATAACAAGCAGCGCAATGACCAGTCCCCACTTTACAAAAAAGAAAAACCGGCCCCATAGGCGCGCGCGGTTCAGCGCTTTGAGTATCTTTAATGATTCACGCGATACCTTGAGGTTTTCCTCAAGGAGTTTTTTTAGTTCTTTATCGTCCATAGAGTAAGTATACTACGGGTTTGGGGGAGTGTCTGCATTTATTGACTTTTTGTAATTTTAGTGTATAATAGCATCAGTTTAAAAATCAAATATATGCTCGGTTTTGTCATATGAGACCGGGCAAGGAGGAGTCGTATGAATGCTGTCGCGGTACAAGAAAAGACGAAGAAAGTTTCGCCGCAGGTTGTCATCAAGAATTACATTATGAATGACCTGCGTGCGCTTGCTATGAAAGCTTTTTTGAATGGCAAGGGTGATATTTCTTGTGTCTCGTATGAAATAACAACCCCCGAACTTGCGAAGATGTTTGAGGGAGGCCTTTTGCCCGGCATCAAACGCAAGCATCTCCAGCAGTATGTGCGGGAGGTTCTCTGTGCGTGCGAGGACAAGAAAGAGATATTGCTGGTGCGCGACGGGAAGAAAGCAGTTCGGCGCATTCAATTTCGTATGCATTTTGGAGAGCATGCGGCAGGCATATGCAAGGGAAAACAAAAAACAATTCTCCGTAAAAAAAACGGGAACGATGTCCTTGTAGAGAGAATAAAGAACGGGATACAGCGTCCTGCGGGGCGTTTCATTTTTCCAAAGAGCAAGAAGCGCGGTGAGGCGCATGAGGCATGTAATAAAGGCGACAGGAATGAGATGCGCTTTTACCAGCTTATTTCTCTCTGGTGCGCTCGCATTACTTTTGCGCTCAAAGAGTTAGGCGTGACAATCCGTACACAAAAGTCAGGCAGACACAGACCCGAAGCAGGATTGTTCGACCGCAAGGACAAAGCGGGAGAGGACGTGGATGTTCTGGTGTTTCTCGGAAAGAAGCGTTTCTGGTTTATCTTTGATGTGAAGTCCTCGCGGAGCAGGGCGAAAGATTTTAATAAAAATATTTTTCTCACCAAGCATCAAAAAGACGCGACATTAAAACGGGCGATATTAGTGAATGATGAACGGAGTGATGACGACATTATAAAGGAAGTCATTCGTCACATTGCCCGGGCAACTACCGTTACTCTTCCTTTGTATTAAAAAACAGCCGCCTCTTCTGGCAACAGAAAGGCGGTTTTTTGTTACAATTTTTTAAGCACTCGCATCACAGCTTATTCGCTCCCGCCGTTTCGGGCGAAAGTGAAAATTGGCGGAGGCGGGAGGATTCGAACCTCCGAACCCTTTTTGGGGTTAATCTCACTTGCGGTAGGATTGCTTTGTTTTTGTTCCTTTTGATTTCGCAAAAACCCTGGGTGCGTCTTATAAACAATGCGGAGGCGGGAGGATTCGAACCTCCGAACCCCTTTTGGGGGTTAACACATTAGCAGTGTGTTGCTTTCAGCCACTCAGCCACGCCTCCGCATTGTTTATAAAATTTGAAGCACCCCCGCGAAAAGCAAAATTTTTTGCTTTTCGCCCACTCAGCCATCCCCTCCGTATTTCTTACAAAACAAGAACTTATGCCTCCATGTATGTGTAAAACTATATCATATTCCTCATCCCTTCGCTATGGTTATACCGAATATTTTTTCCGCACCGGCGTCTCGTAATATGCGCGCGCATTCGTTGAGTGTTGCGCCTGATGTGAGCACATCATCAACCAGGATGATTGCGCGTTCTTTTGGAGAAAAATTCTTTGCCAGAGTGAGCGATCCTCGGATATTTTTCTTTCGTTCCATTTTTGTGCGAAGTGTTGTTTGCGATGGCGTGTGTGTTGTTTTTAGTATTGCGTGCATATCTGTTTCCCAGTTGCACGCCTTTGCCACATGTTCCATAAATACTTCTGCGTGGTTGTATCCGCGTATTCGTTTTGTTTTTTGTGATATGGGCACAGGAACCAGAAGGGGGGAATGTGTTTCGGGAAAAAGCGAAGAGAGATCCCGCGCGTAATGTGCGGAGATACCTCCAAACCGCTCCGCGAGCCGTTTTGCGCGGCGGTATTTAATATGCCGTATAGCTTTCCGTACCGCGGGGGTGCTGTAGTGAAATAGCGAAAGCACGATAACGCCTGAAGAAAGCCGCGTGCGTTCGGGGCTTGCAAAGAAGCGCTCACACGCCTCGCAAAAAAGCTCATCTGCCTTCCCGCACCCAAAGCATCGCTCGGGGAAAAGGATGCCAGACGCCTTTAGGAGTGCTGTGTGGATAAGTCGGAATACCATGCGCATTTTTTATAGTATAATAAAAGGAGATTGACAAGGCTTTTTGCTTTATAGATGAATGATTACGCGCCTTTTATGGTATACTAAATAGACAGCGCTTGTTTCGTGTCTTGTGAATGGCACGACTTTTAGCGTAAGTATACATGGCCGACATTTCTTTTTTCAAAAATCTTGGTTTCGGAAAGAAAATTTCATTGTGGAGTAAGAGCACAAAGAGTATTACGGGTGTTGACTTAGGGTTGTCATCGGTAAAAATAGTCCAGCTCCGCAGAGAAAAAGAACGCGCAGTGCTTGAAACATACGGAGAGCTTGCAACGGGTCCGTATAGCGGACTTTCCGTAGGGCAGGCGGTTCAGCTTGTCGACGAAAAAATTGTGGAGATGCTGAAAGACCTGATCAAAGAGTCAGGCATTACCGCAAAAGATGTCGTACTTTCGATTCCGCTTCGTTCAAGCTTTGTGACACTTATTAAGGTGCCGCTTATGTCCGATGCGGAGATTAATCAGATGGTTCCGTATGAAGCGCGTAAATATATTCCCGTCCCGATTGATGAGGTGGTTCTTGATTGGTGGGCGATTCCTGAAGGATTTGTCCAAACAAAAGAAGGAGGCCCCGATGCCGGCGAGCCTATTGCTCCCGAAGAAGAAAGAAAGCGCACCGTTTCCATTCTGCTTGTTGCAATCCATAAAGAAACAATCGCCAAATATAAGGCGATTATGGAGAGTGTCGGGTTAAGTGTACGCGCTCTTGAGATTGAGGTGTTTAGTATCGCCCGTTCTCTGCTTGCGCGCGATTTAGCGCCTATTTTGCTTGTTGATTTCGGTGCGTCGTCTACAAAAATAACCGTTGTTGATTATGGTATTGTGCGCTCTTCACACAGCGTAGACAGGGGGTCGCAGGATATCACGCTGACTATTTCGCGGGCACTCGGTATTGATTTTACGCGCGCCGAAGAAATGAAGCGCGAAATTGGCCTTTCGCTCCGGCCCGAACACCGGGAAGTGCACGGCGTTATTGAGCCGATGCTTAACCATGTGTTTTCAAATGCGGTACGGGTAGCGCAGGATTACCAGCGGCGGCATAGCCGCTCCATCAACCGTGTTATTCTTGTCGGGGGAGGCGCAAAAATGTACGGCCTTGTAGATTACGCGGTGAAAAAGTTCGGCATAGAAACAACGCTTGGAGATCCGTTCCGGCGGGTGCAGTACCCGGCATTCTTGCAGCCGGTATTGAAGGACATAGGACCGTCGTTTGCGCAAGCAATCGGCCTTGCGGTGCGGGAGCTATAATCGTTAGTCGTTAACTTTTAATTTTTACAGTGTTAACAGTTAAGGATTAAAGATAAAAATTATGGCTGATACCCCATCATTTATTCCAAAACGAGCGCCGTCAGGCATCACACGCCGGCCGGAAGTACGGCGCCAACCGATAGACAAATTCATTATTCTTCCGTCTATCGTGCTTTTAATCTCCTTCTTGCTTGCGGGGAGTATTTTCCTGTACCGGCGGTTTTTAGAAAACCGTATTGACGATCTCAACACAAACCTTCGACGGATAGAAGGGCAATTTGAAGCGCCTCTCATTAACGAGCTGACGCGCATTTCAAAAGAAATTGAAGCGGCAAAATTAGTGCTTGCAAGCCATGTTGAGAATTCGGAAGTGTTCGATTTTCTGGAATCATACATACATCCGGATGTCTATTTCACATCCCTCACATTTGATGGAGCGACGGCAACGCTTTCAGGAGAAGCGCCGAGTTATACGGCTCTTGCCGAACAGATGAAATTATTTGAATCAAGTGGGGTGATAAAGTTGGTTCGTATTTCAAACCTCGGTCTGAAAGAAACAGGGCAGGTGAGCTTTGATATTGCTCTCGGTTTTGATATATCTATTTTTCACTATCAACCATAACGCATGAAACTCATAGCTTCCATTTTCATATTAGCAGGAGCAGTCGCGGTGTTCTTCTTTATCTCCCGCCCCGAACTCGACAGGATAACGGGACTTCGGGCAGAAGAAGGAGAGATTTCGCAGTCGCTGGCAGAACTTCAGGAACTTGCACAGCTCCGGGATTCGTTATTGTCGCAATATAACGCGGTCAATCCGCTGGATATTGAACGGCTGGACAAGATAGTTCCGTCAGCTATTGATTCGGGGCTGTTGATAGCGGAGCTTGAGGCGTTTGCCCAGCAGTATAATGTCATCCTGAACAGCGTTTCGATAACGGACGAAAAACAACAGCAACAACAGCAACAACAGCGGGGAGTAGTTGCGCGTACTGTTGCTGAACAGCCATTCCAGAAGCTCCCGATGTCTCTTCAAATAGCGGGGAGTTATACTTCTCTTCGTGAATTTTTGAAGCGCTTGGAGATAAATACCCGCATTGTTGATATTTCGGAAATACATTTTTCAGGAGGAGAGGATAATTTTTATGAATTCCAAGTCGAAGCGCATACCTATTGGACGGGAGACATCGCGCAGAGTGCAGGAACGGCTAATTAATAAAAAGCATATATGAGTAAAACAAAACAAAACATTCTCGTTGCTGTTCTCGCCGTTGCTCTTTTGGGCACTGCGTATATTTGGTATTCTCAATCGCCGACTACCGGCAATGAGGGTATATCGCGCGTTGAAGGCCCCTCAAACCAGCAACGGATACAGTTTCTTGCGCTATTGCGGACGCTCAAAGGGCTAAAGTTTGATACATCGTTCTTTCAGGATCCGGTATACCAGAGTCTCATTGACTCCGGGGTGCAAGTGAATATACCGGCGGAGCGCGGGGCGATAAACCCGTTTGAGCCAAGATAACAATATAATATACTACAGGCTTTATGGCTGACACCAGAATTTTAAATGCGCTTGCCGAAAAAAAGCTCATTGAATCGGATGCGGTTTCTGATATTGCAAACAAAGCCGCGACTGATGCCGATATTGAGCGGGAAGTATTTGAACGGGGAGTTTCCGAAGAAGATTTTTTAAAAGCGAAATCGGATGTATTGGGCGTTCCATTCCGGTATCTGAAAGGAACGCAAGTTCCGGGAGATGTTCTCCGTTTTATACCTCTTGATGCGGCAAAGCACTATCAAATGGCTCCCCTCGGAGTTGCCGACGGGGTTCTTGAGGTTGGCATGCTTGACCCTACCGACATTGAGGCGCGCGAAGCGGTGCAGTTTATAGCGACAAAATTCAATGTTGCGTTTAAGGTGTTTTTGATTGCGCGTTCTGACTTTACAAAAATTCTTGAGGAATATAAATCACTCGGGAGCGAAGTGACGCAGGTGCTGGGAGAGCTTGAGAGCGTTATGGTTGAAGAAGGGAAACGCTACAAAACGGAAGTGAAAGAAGAGAAGGAAGAAGACACATTTAGTGAAAAGGCGCCGGTAACCCGGATGGTTGCCGTTGTTATCCGGCACGCAACAGAAGGAAACGCATCAGACATTCATATTGAGCCGGGCCGTGATAAGCTGCGCGTGCGTTTTCGTGTTGACGGCGTGCTGCATACAAGTTTATTGCTTCCAATGAAAGTGCATGATGCGATAGTCGCACGCATAAAGATTCTCACGAATATGCAGCTTGATGAAAAGCGAAAGCCGCAGGACGGACGCTTTTCAACGCGGGTACAGGGCAGGAACATCGACTTTCGTGTTTCTACATTCCCTACGAACTTTGGGGAAAAAGTCGTACTTCGTATCCTTGATCCGGAAAAAGGCGTAAAAGATCTCAACGCACTCGGTCTTATGGGGAGAAATCTTGCGGTAGTAACCGAAGAACTAAAACGTCCGTATGGCATGGTCCTTGTAACCGGGCCTACTGGATCAGGAAAATCAACAACGCTCTATACAATGCTCCAGCTGTTAAACAAAGAAGGTTCAAACATTGTGAGCTTAGAAGATCCAGTGGAATATAATATCGCGGGGGTTAATCAATCTCAAGTACGCCCGGAAATCGGCTATACATTTGCTACAGGGCTCCGCTCAATTCTCCGCCAGGACCCTGATATTATTATGGTCGGTGAGATTCGTGATAAAGAAACAGCCCAGCTCGCTATTCACGCGGCATTGACCGGTCATTTGGTACTTTCAACACTTCACACGAATAATGCAATCGGTGTTATCCCGCGTTTGATAGACATGGGTGTAGACCCGTACCTGATAGCGCCAACGCTTATTCTTGCTATCGGTCAGCGTCTTGTGCAGGTGCTTTGCGAGGATTCAAAACGGGAGGTGCCTATCCAGGGAAAACTTGCGGCAAGTCTTCAAGAGGAGATAGATAGCATGCCTGCCGACATCAAAAAGAGCACAACAATGCCGAAGGCAATCTATCAGGCAAAGCCCTCAGCGACCTGCCCAAAGGGGACAAAGGGGCGAGTGGGCATCTTTGAAGTACTTGCGATGACTAAGGAGCTTGAGGGGATTATTCTTTCAGACGACCCATCGTCTCCGCGCATTGAAAAAGAAGCGCATCGCCAAAATATGATAAGTATGCGCCAGGACGGAGTGCTTAAAGTGCTTCAGGGGATGATTGGTATGGAAGAATTAGCGGCTGTTGCGCAACCAGTGTATAATGAAGAAGGCGATGAAGGCGCCAAAGCTTAATCAATACCAAAGGCACATGCTTGCACACAAGAAAAAGAATGTCATGTCCGCCGGAGGATTTACTATCCTTGAGCTTTTGGTTGTGCTTGCGATTATTGGTATGCTTGCATCGTTCGTTTTTGTGCAAACGGGAGGATTTCGTTCAAATTCTCGGGACGCAAACAGGGAGGAAAGCATCAAGCAGCTTCAAAACGGCCTTGATTTGTATCATGTAACGCATCTTCGTTATCCAATCTGTTCCGAGGTTGTCATAAACGGCACTACCGACTGTCTTTCAGCTGCATTGGTGGGTGATGGCGCGTTCAATGCTGCTCCAACCGACCCGCTTGGCCCGGTTACCGGAACATGCGGAGACCCGGGAGATTATGTATTTTGTTATGAATCTACCGACGGAGTGTCATATACCATTCAGTATCATTTAGAAACAGACACCGTATTAGGGAAGAGCGCGGGGTGGCAGACTGTTGGCCCATAAAGAAGCGCGTATGGCAAAGAAGGATATAAAAAAAATACTTATCGTGGATGATGATGACTTTTTACTGGATGTATACGCGTCACGATTCCGCGAAGCAGGGTTTGAGGTAGAGGTTGCGATGAACGGAGAAGAAGGCGTAGAAAAGCTCCGCAATGGATTCCGGCCCGATGTGGTTTCGCTTGATGTAATTATGCCCCGGAAGAGCGGTTTTGAGGTTCTTGCGCAGATCCAGCAGGAACAACTGATGAGGGGCGGCATTATCGTTATGTTGAGCAATGTTTCGGATAAGCATGACATCCAAAAAGGAAAGCGTATGGGCGCACACGGGTATTTCGTAAAGGTGAGTCACACACCATCTCAAATAGTAGATAAAATAGAATCATTATTACAAATATAGTCTTATCCAATCCCGAGAGAATATATGCCTACAAAAGATTATTCAAAACTGCTTGAGCAATTTATTTTCGAAGTGCTGAAAACCGGCGCTTCTGATTTGCATATTACGGCAGCCCGCCACCCAACGCTCCGTATCGCCGGAGAGCTTATTAAGATGAGGACGGCAGAAGTTCTTACTCCCGATGATACGAGAGGCATTTTGTATACGATGCTCTCGCCCGAAAAACAGCAGCACTTTGAACAGAACGATGAAATAGACTTCTCATTCATGTTTGAGGATAAGGCGCGATTCCGTGTGAACGGCTTTTTCCAGAGGGGATATGTAGGCATTGCCATGCGTTTAATCCCGGTAAAGATACGCACAATAGAAGAGCTTGCGCTCCCGCCAATCCTTTCGGAATTTGCACACAAGCAGCAGGGGTTTTTCTTAGTAGTAGGGCCCACGGGACATGGCAAATCAACCACGCTTGCGGCAATAGTAGATATGATTAACCATGAGCGGACCGAGCACATTATCACCGTTGAAGATCCTATTGAGTATATCTTTACTCCTGACCAGTCTATTGTAGATCAGCGCGAAGTCGGTCTTGATACGCGTAGCTTCAGTACAGCACTCCGGAGTATGTTCCGCCAGAATGTTGATGTGGCGATGATTGGAGAGATGCGCGACCACGAAACAATATCCGCTGCCGTCACTGCGGCAGAGACCGGGCATCTTATTTTTTCGTCATTGCATACAAACAACGCAGCGCAGACCATAGATCGTATCATAGACTCGTTCCCGCCCGCACAGCAAAACCAGATTCGCTCACAGCTTGCAAACACGCTCCTCGGGGTATTTTCTCAGCGATTATTGCCGCGCATTTCGGGAGGCTTAATCCCCGCGTATGAGTTTCTTATTTCTACAACTGCGGTAAAAAACCTGATCCGCGAAAATAAGATTCACGAGCTTGATTTAGTGATAGAGACCGGTTCAGAGTCAGGCATGATTAGCATGGATCAGACATTGCTTGATCTTGTGCGTAAGGGCGAAATTACGATTGATATCGCGCGCTCGTACTCGTTAAATCCAAAAATGCTCGAAGAAAAAATATAATCGATAATAGTATAGCTCATGCTTTTTAACTACGAAGCAAAAACAGAACAAGGAGATATTCGCAGAGGCACCATTGAGGCACCTACCTCTGATCTCGCGGTATCTGCATTGCAGCGCAACAATTTGATTGTTGTTTCGGTTACGGCGACGGAGGGGGATATATCGTTTTCTGAAAAATTCTCAGCGTTTTTTGAGCGGGTAAAGTTGCGCGATGTCGTTATCATTTCGCGCCAGCTCTCAACGCTCTTTGAGGCTAAGGTTCCTGTTGTTGAGTCGTTTAAGATTCTCGTATCAGAGGCGCCAAGCAATGTGCTGCGTAAGAATTTACGCGATGTGCTGGACGATATCCAGGGAGGGCTACCGATGTCTCAGGCAATGGCGCGTCATCCTAAGGTGTTTTCTGATTTTTATGTAAACATGGTGCGCGCAGGAGAAGAGTCAGGAGAGCTTGAGAAGGTATTTTCTTTTTTGGCAGATTATCTAGATCGCTCCTATCAGCTGACAAACCGTGTGCGCAACGCCCTGATCTACCCGGCGTTTATCCTTTCCGCGTTTCTTGTG
This Candidatus Niyogibacteria bacterium CG10_big_fil_rev_8_21_14_0_10_46_36 DNA region includes the following protein-coding sequences:
- a CDS encoding two-component system response regulator; amino-acid sequence: MAHKEARMAKKDIKKILIVDDDDFLLDVYASRFREAGFEVEVAMNGEEGVEKLRNGFRPDVVSLDVIMPRKSGFEVLAQIQQEQLMRGGIIVMLSNVSDKHDIQKGKRMGAHGYFVKVSHTPSQIVDKIESLLQI
- a CDS encoding type IV pili twitching motility protein PilT; this encodes MPTKDYSKLLEQFIFEVLKTGASDLHITAARHPTLRIAGELIKMRTAEVLTPDDTRGILYTMLSPEKQQHFEQNDEIDFSFMFEDKARFRVNGFFQRGYVGIAMRLIPVKIRTIEELALPPILSEFAHKQQGFFLVVGPTGHGKSTTLAAIVDMINHERTEHIITVEDPIEYIFTPDQSIVDQREVGLDTRSFSTALRSMFRQNVDVAMIGEMRDHETISAAVTAAETGHLIFSSLHTNNAAQTIDRIIDSFPPAQQNQIRSQLANTLLGVFSQRLLPRISGGLIPAYEFLISTTAVKNLIRENKIHELDLVIETGSESGMISMDQTLLDLVRKGEITIDIARSYSLNPKMLEEKI